Genomic window (Chlamydiales bacterium STE3):
TTGCTTCCTTTGATATAAGCTATCAAAGGAGATGACCACGTATGAAATTTTTTATCAAGTATTTCTAATTAAAACCCCCTGCCAAAAAACCAGGTGCAGACATGAAATAAAATCAAAGGGAAATTTTTTGTAGAAAAAAGAAGAAACTGTTGGGCGCCTCTAACACACTTTAAGTCATCGCAATGACCTTAAATTACAGGGCTTAAGGAGGCAGAGAGCTAAAAGGAAAAAGTAAGTTAATTTTAGACAACAAAAAAGACTCTTCAAATTTTTTTTCAAAGAGTCTTTTCAAAAATACAAGAAATTAGATGGATTGTCCTTGAAGGCGCATATCGCGAATCACTTGTGATAGGCCAACTTTGTCGATAATACGCATTGCATGAGTTGAAACGCGCAGTTTAACAAAACGGTTTTCTTCAGGGAACCAGAAGCGCTTTTTCACTAAGTTAGGTTCAAAACGGCGCTTTGTTTTACCAGTAACTTTTAGACCGATCCCTTTTTTCTTTTTGGCAATCCCCCTGATCGCATATTTGTAACCACGGGTTGTTTTTTTGCCTGTAACTTGACAGCATTTGGACATAGATACTCCAGAAAATTCAGCTTAAATAAGTAAAATAACAAAGTAAGGAGATAAAATTCAAGGATAAAGATGATTCTTTTATCTTAGTGGAAGCCAATTATCATTGATATTAAACCGTTTATTAATATGCTTAATGCGTTCTTCTTCAATGATTTGATCGTCTGACGGTTGAGGAAGATTTTTAGAAATTTCCTTCTTGTAAGACTCAATTTTTTCCTTGATCTCTTTGATTTTTTGCCAGTCTTCTGCTGTAAAGTTTTCTGAAACCGACATCAATTTTTTTATGTCATTTTTAAGGGGGCTTAATTTTTGATAAGCAGCAGAATCCATCTTATTTAATTTTTTTAAATTTCGATCAAGAGTTTGTAATAAAGCGGCTTGTTGCTCAGGGGAAAGTGTTACTGGGGGCTGTTTTGGGGCATTAGCGGCATCCGCAAGGTCAAGCAGGTTTCCTATAATTATTTGCTGCAAGCCGTCATCTATTGCTTTTTCTACTTTTGTAAAATTTGTCTTTGACATAACTTCCGGTTAACTCCCTAAAGAATGCTTACTACGTTGTTTCTACATTTTAGGTATTGGATCTACAGTAAAGGGTCTTTTATATTTTTTATTTTATCAGAATACTACAAATGGAGCAATTAAGCCTTTTATGGAAGAAATATTCGCCGATATCGTTATTATAGGCTCAGGGCCTTCTGGCCAAAAAGCAGCGATTCAAGCTGCAAAAGTGGGTAAAAAGGTCATCGTCTTGGAAAAAGATGTCGATCCTGGGGGCAATTGCCTTTATAATGGAACAATTCCCTCAAAAACTTTAAGAGAAGCGATCATTGATCTTACTCGATTTTACGAGCGCGACCTTTTTGCAGTTAAGCAAATTGATTTTGAAAACATTTCGATTAATGACCTAGCCAAGCGCTTATACAAGGTGATTGAGGATGAACGCAACTTAGTCTATCGGCAGCTTAAAAAAAATGGAATTAGGCTCATTAGGGGTAATGCTCGCTTTGAAAACCCCCATATGGTCATTGTGATTGATAAAGAATTTCGACTAAGCCATCAAATAAGAGCAGACGTATTTATTATTGCCACAGGCTCGAAGCCACGTAATCCTATCAACGTTCCTTTTGACAATGATGTAATCCTCGATTCCACGCGGCTATTGGGAATTGATAAGGTCCCTAAAAATATGCTCGTCCTAGGGGGAGGGATTA
Coding sequences:
- a CDS encoding 50S ribosomal protein L28 (Product derived from UniProtKB/Swiss-Prot:Q6MDF9;Gene name derived from UniProtKB/Swiss-Prot:Q6MDF9) gives rise to the protein MSKCCQVTGKKTTRGYKYAIRGIAKKKKGIGLKVTGKTKRRFEPNLVKKRFWFPEENRFVKLRVSTHAMRIIDKVGLSQVIRDMRLQGQSI